One genomic segment of Mycolicibacterium chubuense NBB4 includes these proteins:
- a CDS encoding DUF3566 domain-containing protein: MSSPNEPGYPRTGEGSGGANGSAGPSGSGHGAGSPGNSVTQGGPPSGPAHGADHGDVPPWQRGPAARARQQQAPEDSSPDRSGGSGLDARLNRFMSGGAPAGSQEAEHATRGEQRTETVRPEGPRPEGPRPEGPRPEGPRPEGLRPDGPRSEPPTRSDSRTAAYASELPDLSGPMPRPPQQQRKPVDRPAPEQPAKATKAPAGRAVQVAPRPSQSGPVRASMQIRRFDPWSVLKISLVLSVALFFVWMIAVAFLYLVLGGMGVWSKLNSNVGDLLTSASGSSGGELVSSGTIFGGAALIGLVNIVLLTAAATIGAFIYNLTTDLVGGVEVTLADRD; the protein is encoded by the coding sequence GTGAGCTCACCGAACGAGCCGGGATACCCGCGTACGGGTGAGGGATCCGGCGGGGCCAACGGCTCGGCTGGACCCTCGGGCTCCGGACACGGGGCCGGCTCGCCCGGCAACTCGGTGACCCAGGGCGGCCCTCCGTCAGGCCCTGCCCACGGCGCCGACCACGGGGACGTGCCGCCGTGGCAGCGCGGGCCCGCTGCAAGGGCACGGCAGCAGCAGGCTCCCGAGGACTCGTCCCCGGACCGGTCCGGTGGGTCGGGCCTCGACGCCCGGCTCAACCGGTTCATGTCGGGTGGGGCGCCGGCGGGGAGCCAGGAGGCCGAGCACGCGACCCGCGGCGAGCAGCGCACGGAGACCGTCCGCCCGGAGGGTCCGCGTCCAGAGGGTCCGCGTCCAGAGGGTCCGCGTCCGGAGGGCCCGCGTCCGGAGGGCCTGCGTCCAGACGGTCCGCGCTCGGAACCCCCGACGCGCAGCGACTCCCGGACCGCGGCGTACGCCAGCGAGCTGCCCGACCTGTCGGGTCCAATGCCGCGTCCCCCGCAGCAGCAGCGCAAGCCCGTCGATCGTCCGGCGCCCGAGCAACCGGCGAAGGCCACCAAGGCCCCGGCCGGCAGGGCGGTGCAGGTGGCCCCGCGTCCGTCACAGAGCGGACCGGTGCGGGCCAGCATGCAGATCCGGCGGTTCGATCCGTGGAGCGTGCTGAAGATCTCGCTGGTGCTCTCGGTCGCGCTGTTCTTCGTGTGGATGATCGCCGTGGCGTTCCTGTACCTCGTCCTCGGCGGCATGGGCGTGTGGAGCAAGCTCAACAGCAACGTCGGCGACCTGCTGACCAGCGCCAGTGGCAGTTCCGGTGGGGAGCTGGTCTCCAGCGGCACGATCTTCGGCGGTGCGGCGCTGATCGGCCTGGTGAACATCGTGCTGCTGACCGCTGCCGCCACCATCGGCGCGTTCATCTACAACCTGACGACCGATCTGGTGGGCGGTGTCGAAGTGACGCTCGCCGACCGCGACTGA
- a CDS encoding L-serine ammonia-lyase: MAVSVFDLFSIGIGPSSSHTVGPMRAAHRFVEWLRGRGELDEVGHVRVELFGSLGATGTGHGTLGAVVLGLEGAQPETVDPAAARTRVEEIREQRSLRLAGERTIDFDMAADIVLSLQPMAFHSNGMVFSARRADGSEIERRVYYSVGGGFVVDEEEAASPPADDVALPHPFHTAAELIALTDENHCRIADLVTANEEAMGNGARLRDGLLRIWSAMRSCVDNGLAAEGTLPGGLRVRRRAGALAEALESDPTDPLYAMDWVTVYALAVNEENAGGGRVVTAPTNGAAGIIPAVLHYYWRFVPGADEDGVVEFLLTAAAVGQLFKANASISGAEVGCQGEVGSACSMAAAGLAAVMGGSPRQVENAAEIGIEHNLGLTCDPVGGLVQIPCIERNAVASVKAITAARMALFGDGTHYVSLDTAIKTMRDTGADMADKYKETSRGGLALNVVEC, translated from the coding sequence ATGGCCGTCTCGGTGTTCGACCTGTTCTCGATCGGCATCGGCCCGTCGAGTTCACACACGGTCGGGCCGATGCGGGCGGCGCACCGCTTCGTCGAGTGGCTGCGGGGACGCGGGGAACTCGACGAGGTCGGGCATGTGCGCGTCGAGCTGTTCGGGTCGCTCGGGGCGACCGGCACCGGGCACGGCACGTTGGGCGCGGTCGTGCTCGGACTCGAGGGCGCACAGCCCGAGACCGTGGACCCGGCGGCGGCGCGCACGCGCGTCGAGGAGATCCGGGAGCAACGGTCGCTGCGCCTCGCCGGCGAACGGACGATCGACTTCGACATGGCCGCCGACATCGTTCTCTCGCTGCAGCCCATGGCTTTTCACAGCAACGGGATGGTGTTCAGCGCCCGCCGTGCAGACGGATCGGAGATCGAGCGGCGGGTGTATTACTCAGTCGGCGGCGGCTTCGTCGTGGACGAGGAGGAAGCCGCGTCGCCTCCCGCCGACGACGTCGCGCTGCCGCACCCATTCCACACCGCTGCCGAACTCATCGCGCTGACCGACGAGAACCATTGTCGCATAGCCGATCTCGTCACGGCGAACGAGGAGGCGATGGGCAACGGTGCCCGGCTGAGGGACGGGCTGCTGCGGATCTGGTCGGCGATGCGCTCGTGCGTCGACAACGGGCTGGCCGCGGAGGGCACGCTGCCGGGCGGCCTGCGCGTACGCCGGCGGGCGGGTGCGCTGGCCGAAGCGTTGGAGTCCGACCCGACCGATCCGCTGTATGCCATGGACTGGGTGACGGTCTACGCACTGGCCGTCAACGAGGAGAACGCGGGCGGCGGACGGGTCGTCACGGCGCCGACCAACGGCGCTGCCGGCATCATCCCCGCGGTGCTGCACTACTACTGGCGATTCGTGCCCGGCGCCGACGAGGACGGCGTGGTCGAGTTCCTGCTGACCGCTGCGGCCGTCGGGCAGCTGTTCAAGGCGAACGCGTCGATCTCCGGGGCCGAGGTCGGATGCCAGGGCGAGGTGGGCTCGGCCTGTTCCATGGCGGCCGCGGGGCTGGCCGCGGTCATGGGCGGCTCACCGCGGCAGGTGGAGAACGCCGCGGAGATCGGGATCGAGCACAACCTCGGGCTGACGTGCGATCCGGTGGGCGGTCTGGTGCAGATCCCGTGCATCGAGCGCAACGCGGTCGCGTCGGTCAAGGCGATCACCGCCGCCCGGATGGCGCTGTTCGGCGACGGCACGCACTACGTCAGCCTCGACACCGCGATCAAGACGATGCGCGACACCGGCGCGGACATGGCCGACAAGTACAAGGAGACGTCGCGCGGGGGACTGGCGCTCAACGTCGTGGAGTGTTGA
- the cwsA gene encoding cell wall synthesis protein CwsA: MRSTTTVRLSPSQRLSRGLKYTAVGPVDVTRGAVGLGVGSLMSSASWVGDRYRNGQLSRRLKADLAAAQESIAAEIAAAQDVVANLPEALEKARKSRRRRRPLLIAGVGVVVLAGGAAAFSIIRRSTQPEPSPLPPSVEVTPKP; encoded by the coding sequence ATGCGCTCCACGACCACAGTCCGATTGAGCCCCAGCCAGCGGCTGAGCCGCGGCCTGAAGTACACGGCGGTCGGGCCGGTCGACGTCACCAGGGGAGCGGTGGGACTCGGAGTCGGGTCGCTGATGTCGTCGGCGTCCTGGGTCGGCGACCGGTACCGCAACGGACAGCTCAGCCGCCGGCTCAAGGCCGACCTGGCCGCGGCGCAGGAATCGATCGCCGCGGAGATCGCCGCGGCGCAGGACGTGGTCGCCAACCTGCCCGAGGCGCTGGAGAAGGCCCGCAAGTCCCGCCGCCGGCGCCGGCCGCTCCTGATCGCCGGGGTCGGTGTGGTCGTGCTGGCCGGGGGAGCCGCCGCGTTCTCGATCATCCGGCGCTCCACCCAGCCGGAGCCCTCCCCGCTGCCGCCCAGCGTCGAAGTCACTCCCAAGCCGTAG
- a CDS encoding peptidylprolyl isomerase has protein sequence MTSPLQTATATLHTNRGDIKIALFGNHAPKTVANFVGLAQGTKDYSTENSSGGSSGPFYDGAVFHRVIDGFMIQGGDPTGTGRGGPGYQFADEFHPELQFDKPYLLAMANAGPGTNGSQFFITVTKTPHLNRRHTIFGEVVDPESQKVVDAIATTSTDRSDRPTEPVVIESITIS, from the coding sequence GTGACGAGTCCTCTTCAGACCGCGACCGCAACCCTGCACACCAACCGCGGCGACATCAAGATCGCCCTGTTCGGCAATCACGCCCCCAAGACCGTGGCCAACTTCGTCGGGCTGGCCCAGGGCACCAAGGACTACAGCACCGAGAACTCTTCCGGCGGATCGTCGGGGCCGTTCTACGACGGCGCCGTCTTCCACCGCGTCATCGACGGCTTCATGATCCAGGGCGGTGACCCGACCGGCACCGGACGTGGCGGGCCGGGCTACCAGTTCGCCGACGAGTTCCACCCCGAGCTGCAGTTCGACAAGCCGTATCTGCTGGCCATGGCCAATGCCGGGCCCGGCACCAACGGCTCGCAGTTCTTCATCACCGTGACGAAGACGCCGCACCTCAACCGGCGGCACACCATCTTCGGCGAGGTCGTCGATCCCGAGTCGCAGAAGGTCGTCGACGCCATCGCGACCACCTCCACCGACCGCAGCGACCGCCCCACGGAGCCGGTCGTCATCGAGTCGATCACCATCTCCTAG
- a CDS encoding PH domain-containing protein, which yields MSTQQTTWGPPTAGIVGAATLGVVLGFGAVTLVTDPPGRILVGIAAVGLLVFALMSWRARPKLAIADGGLTYRGWWRTRHLTPEDITLIRITEFRRIGRRMRLLEIDTADDRLLVLSRWDLGTDPVRVLDALTDAGLAPGRR from the coding sequence TTGTCCACCCAGCAAACAACGTGGGGTCCGCCGACGGCAGGCATCGTCGGGGCCGCCACACTGGGTGTCGTCCTCGGTTTCGGCGCTGTGACCCTGGTCACAGACCCCCCGGGACGCATCCTCGTGGGGATTGCCGCGGTGGGTTTACTTGTGTTTGCACTGATGTCGTGGCGCGCACGCCCGAAGCTGGCAATCGCCGACGGGGGTCTGACCTACCGCGGCTGGTGGCGAACGCGGCATCTGACGCCGGAGGACATCACGCTGATCCGGATCACCGAGTTCCGGCGGATCGGCCGCCGGATGCGGCTGCTCGAGATCGACACGGCCGACGACCGGCTGCTGGTGCTGAGCCGATGGGACCTCGGCACCGATCCCGTGCGCGTGCTCGACGCGCTCACCGACGCCGGACTGGCTCCCGGCCGTCGGTGA
- the crgA gene encoding cell division protein CrgA — MPKSKVRKKNDFTINPVSRTPVKVKAGPSSVWFVVLFVGLMLIGLVWLIVFQLAGSGPDAPTFLKWMANLNIWNYAIAFAFMITGLLLTMRWR; from the coding sequence ATGCCCAAGTCCAAGGTTCGCAAGAAGAACGACTTCACCATCAATCCGGTGAGCCGGACGCCCGTCAAGGTGAAGGCCGGGCCGTCGAGCGTCTGGTTCGTCGTCCTGTTCGTCGGTCTCATGCTCATCGGGCTGGTGTGGCTGATCGTGTTCCAGTTGGCCGGCAGCGGCCCGGACGCCCCGACCTTCCTGAAATGGATGGCGAACCTCAACATCTGGAACTACGCGATCGCGTTTGCTTTCATGATCACGGGTTTGTTGCTCACGATGCGCTGGCGGTGA
- a CDS encoding DUF881 domain-containing protein — protein MDNRSTAARKRSVWRFGVPVVCVAAGLLLGATHGVSGGGEIRRSDAPRLVDLVRETQASVDRLSAQRDALAGQVDNHHGDSPGTAAALAALTKRADALAPQAGLTPLQGPGLVVTLNDAQRDAQGRFPRDASPDDLVVHQQDIEAVLNALWSAGAEGIQMQDQRIIGTSAPRCVGNTLLLNGRTYSPPYVITAIGDATAMQQALAAAPLVTLYKQYAVRFGLGYTEERRDVELNGYTPPVRMKFAQPIGPLGY, from the coding sequence ATGGACAACCGCAGCACTGCGGCGCGAAAGCGCTCCGTGTGGCGCTTCGGCGTGCCTGTGGTGTGCGTGGCGGCGGGACTGCTCCTCGGCGCCACCCACGGGGTCTCCGGAGGCGGCGAGATCCGGCGCAGCGACGCGCCCCGGCTGGTCGATCTGGTACGCGAAACGCAAGCCTCGGTGGACCGCCTGAGCGCCCAGCGCGACGCTCTCGCCGGCCAGGTCGACAACCACCACGGCGACTCCCCCGGCACCGCCGCCGCCCTGGCGGCCCTCACCAAGCGGGCGGACGCCCTCGCGCCGCAGGCCGGCCTCACCCCGCTGCAAGGGCCCGGGCTCGTGGTGACGCTCAACGACGCTCAGCGCGACGCTCAGGGCCGCTTCCCCCGCGACGCCTCCCCCGACGATCTCGTGGTGCACCAGCAGGACATCGAGGCGGTCCTCAACGCGCTGTGGAGCGCCGGCGCCGAAGGCATCCAGATGCAGGACCAGCGGATCATCGGCACGTCCGCCCCGCGGTGTGTGGGCAACACACTGCTGCTCAACGGTCGCACCTACAGCCCGCCGTACGTGATCACCGCGATCGGCGACGCCACCGCCATGCAGCAGGCGCTCGCTGCGGCGCCGCTGGTGACGCTCTACAAGCAGTACGCGGTCCGGTTCGGGCTCGGCTACACCGAAGAGCGGCGCGACGTGGAGCTCAACGGCTACACGCCGCCGGTCCGGATGAAGTTCGCCCAACCCATCGGTCCGCTCGGCTACTGA
- a CDS encoding aminodeoxychorismate/anthranilate synthase component II, whose protein sequence is MQVLVVDNYDSFVFNLVQYLGQLGVDAQVWRNDDERLATDADVKRAADDFDGVLLSPGPGTPERAGASIALVHACAEARTPLLGVCLGHQAIGVAFGGTVDRAPELLHGKTSTVYHSNVGVLAGLPDPFVATRYHSLTILPDTVPAELEVTARTEGGVIMGVRHVDLPIHGVQFHPESILTQGGHRMLANWLGVCGAAPPEALVRELEDEVAGAVAAATTRSSA, encoded by the coding sequence ATGCAGGTCCTGGTCGTCGACAACTACGACAGCTTCGTGTTCAACCTGGTTCAGTACCTGGGCCAGCTCGGGGTGGACGCGCAGGTGTGGCGGAACGACGACGAGCGGCTGGCCACCGACGCCGACGTCAAGCGGGCTGCCGACGACTTCGACGGGGTGCTGCTGAGCCCGGGGCCGGGCACACCCGAGCGCGCCGGTGCGTCGATCGCCCTGGTGCACGCCTGCGCCGAAGCCCGGACCCCGCTGCTGGGCGTCTGCCTGGGCCACCAGGCGATCGGCGTGGCCTTCGGCGGCACCGTCGACCGCGCCCCCGAGCTGCTGCACGGCAAGACCAGCACCGTGTACCACTCGAACGTCGGTGTGCTCGCGGGGCTGCCCGATCCGTTCGTCGCGACGCGCTATCACTCGCTGACGATCCTGCCGGACACGGTGCCGGCCGAGCTCGAGGTGACCGCGCGCACCGAAGGCGGCGTGATCATGGGCGTGCGCCATGTCGATCTGCCGATTCACGGCGTGCAGTTCCATCCCGAGTCGATCCTGACCCAGGGTGGACATCGCATGCTGGCCAACTGGCTGGGCGTGTGCGGCGCCGCGCCGCCGGAGGCCCTGGTGCGCGAACTCGAGGACGAGGTCGCCGGCGCGGTGGCCGCGGCTACGACGCGAAGCTCAGCGTGA
- the pknB gene encoding Stk1 family PASTA domain-containing Ser/Thr kinase — translation MTTPQHLSDRYEVGEILGFGGMSEVHLARDMRLHRDVAIKVLRADLARDPSFYLRFRREAQNAAALNHPAIVAVYDTGEAETPTGPLPYIVMEYVDGVTLRDIVHSEGPMPAQRAIEIIADACQALNFSHQHGIIHRDVKPANIMISKTGAVKVMDFGIARALADAGNPVTQTAAVIGTAQYLSPEQARGVKVDARSDVYSLGCVLYEMLTGEPPFVGDTPVAVAYQHVREDPVPPSARHAGISPDLDAVVLKALAKNPDNRYQTAAEMRSDLVKVHGGEPPDAPKILTDADRSSLLSAAPAHHETEPIDHVGGHQPRYDGRQRSGSVGRWLIAVAVLAVLTVAVTIAINMFGGTPRDVQVPDVRGQASADAIATLQNRGFQINQQQKADSKVPPDHVIDTDPPANSSVPAGAEITLNLSYGPQQREVPDVSGLSYADAVKKLTDAGFGRFRQTTSASTPDQKDKVLSTVPPANQTSAITNEITIVVGKGPATAAVPDCVGQTVATCQQILGASGFAKSVPVEIDSTVTAGQVVGLDPAAGQTVPQDTVIQIQVSRGNQFVMPDLTGQFWTDAEPRLRALGWTGMLDKGADVPNSGQRTNAVVMQKPAPGADVNFNATITLSFAS, via the coding sequence ATGACGACCCCACAGCACCTCTCCGACCGCTACGAAGTCGGCGAGATCCTGGGCTTCGGCGGAATGTCCGAAGTCCACCTGGCCCGCGACATGCGGTTGCACCGCGACGTCGCGATCAAGGTGCTGCGTGCCGACCTGGCCCGCGACCCCAGCTTCTACCTTCGGTTCCGCCGCGAGGCGCAGAACGCGGCGGCGCTGAACCATCCCGCGATCGTCGCGGTCTACGACACCGGTGAGGCGGAGACGCCGACGGGGCCGCTGCCCTACATCGTGATGGAGTACGTCGACGGGGTGACGCTGCGCGACATCGTGCACAGCGAGGGCCCGATGCCTGCCCAGCGCGCGATCGAGATCATCGCCGACGCGTGCCAGGCGCTGAACTTCAGCCACCAGCACGGCATCATCCACCGCGACGTCAAGCCGGCGAACATCATGATCAGCAAGACCGGCGCGGTGAAGGTGATGGACTTCGGCATCGCCCGCGCGCTGGCCGACGCCGGAAACCCCGTCACGCAGACCGCCGCGGTGATCGGCACCGCGCAGTACCTGTCTCCGGAGCAGGCGCGCGGGGTCAAGGTCGACGCCCGCTCGGATGTGTACTCGCTGGGTTGCGTGCTCTACGAGATGCTGACGGGTGAGCCGCCGTTCGTGGGGGACACCCCCGTCGCGGTCGCCTACCAGCACGTCCGCGAAGACCCGGTGCCCCCCTCGGCCCGCCACGCCGGGATCTCGCCCGACCTCGACGCCGTCGTGCTCAAGGCCCTGGCCAAGAATCCCGACAACCGCTACCAGACGGCCGCCGAGATGCGTTCCGACCTGGTCAAGGTGCACGGCGGCGAACCGCCGGACGCACCGAAGATCCTCACCGACGCCGACCGCAGCTCACTGCTCTCGGCCGCGCCGGCACATCACGAGACCGAGCCGATCGACCACGTCGGTGGACATCAACCGCGGTACGACGGGCGGCAGCGCAGCGGTTCGGTCGGGCGGTGGCTGATCGCTGTCGCGGTGCTGGCCGTGCTGACGGTCGCGGTGACGATCGCGATCAACATGTTCGGCGGGACCCCGCGCGATGTGCAGGTACCCGACGTCCGGGGTCAGGCCTCCGCCGACGCGATCGCCACACTGCAGAATCGCGGTTTCCAGATCAACCAGCAGCAGAAGGCGGACTCGAAGGTGCCGCCGGACCACGTCATCGACACCGACCCGCCGGCGAACAGCTCGGTGCCGGCCGGCGCCGAGATCACCCTGAACCTCTCCTACGGGCCGCAGCAGCGCGAAGTGCCCGACGTCTCCGGCCTCAGCTACGCCGACGCGGTGAAGAAGCTCACCGACGCGGGCTTCGGACGGTTCCGGCAGACCACCTCGGCGTCGACACCCGACCAGAAGGACAAGGTGCTCTCCACGGTCCCGCCGGCCAACCAGACCTCGGCGATCACCAACGAGATCACGATCGTGGTGGGTAAGGGCCCGGCGACGGCGGCGGTGCCCGACTGCGTCGGCCAGACCGTCGCGACCTGCCAGCAGATCCTGGGCGCTTCCGGATTCGCCAAGTCGGTGCCCGTGGAGATCGACAGCACCGTGACCGCAGGCCAGGTGGTCGGCCTCGATCCCGCTGCCGGCCAGACTGTCCCGCAGGACACGGTGATCCAGATCCAGGTATCGCGCGGCAATCAGTTCGTGATGCCTGACCTCACCGGGCAGTTCTGGACCGATGCCGAGCCGAGGCTGCGCGCACTGGGCTGGACGGGGATGCTCGACAAGGGCGCCGACGTGCCGAACAGCGGTCAGCGGACGAACGCGGTGGTGATGCAGAAGCCGGCACCGGGCGCCGACGTGAACTTCAACGCGACGATCACGCTGAGCTTCGCGTCGTAG
- a CDS encoding protein kinase domain-containing protein: MSPRVGVTLSGRYRLQRLIATGGMGQVWEGVDSRLGRRVAIKVLKAEYSTDSEFVERFRAEARTVAMLNHPGIAGVYDYGETDIDGEGRTAYLVMELVNGEPLNSVLKRTGRLSLRHALDMLEQTGRALQVAHSAGLVHRDVKPGNILITPTGQVKLTDFGIAKAVDAAPVTQTGMVMGTAQYIAPEQALGHDATAASDVYSLGVVGYESVSGKRPFTGDGALTVAMKHIKETPPPLPADLPPNVRELIEITLVKNPGMRYRSGGPFADAVAAVRAGRRPPRPNAAPAIGRAAPTAVPAATQARPAVDPTGRAPAASRARATGTHRSAPAPRRTFSSGQRALLWAAGVLGALAIVIAILIVLNAQDRKDRSPAPPTVTETSQTTSPPQTPAAAPAAIGDHESNRYRVSLPLDHAPPRAVKPASEQMVR; this comes from the coding sequence ATGAGCCCCAGAGTCGGTGTCACGCTGTCCGGTCGGTACCGGCTGCAGCGGCTGATCGCCACCGGCGGCATGGGCCAGGTCTGGGAGGGCGTCGACTCCCGGCTGGGTCGCCGGGTGGCGATCAAGGTGCTCAAGGCCGAATACTCGACCGACAGCGAGTTCGTGGAACGGTTCCGCGCCGAGGCCCGCACGGTGGCCATGCTCAACCACCCCGGCATCGCGGGCGTGTACGACTACGGCGAGACGGACATCGACGGCGAGGGCCGCACGGCGTACCTGGTGATGGAGCTCGTCAACGGTGAACCGCTGAACTCCGTGCTCAAACGCACCGGCAGGCTGTCGCTGCGGCACGCACTCGACATGCTCGAGCAGACGGGCCGAGCACTGCAGGTCGCCCACTCCGCGGGTCTGGTGCACCGCGACGTGAAGCCGGGCAACATCCTGATCACCCCGACGGGGCAGGTCAAGCTCACCGACTTCGGCATCGCCAAGGCCGTCGACGCCGCGCCGGTCACGCAGACCGGCATGGTGATGGGCACCGCGCAGTACATCGCCCCCGAGCAGGCACTCGGCCACGATGCCACTGCTGCCAGCGACGTGTATTCACTGGGTGTGGTGGGCTACGAGTCCGTCTCCGGCAAGCGGCCGTTCACCGGTGACGGCGCGCTGACCGTCGCGATGAAGCACATCAAGGAGACGCCGCCGCCGCTGCCGGCCGACCTGCCGCCCAACGTGCGGGAACTGATCGAGATCACGCTGGTGAAGAATCCCGGGATGCGGTACCGCTCCGGAGGACCGTTCGCCGACGCCGTGGCCGCCGTACGGGCCGGCCGCCGGCCACCCCGGCCCAACGCCGCGCCGGCCATCGGACGGGCCGCTCCCACCGCGGTGCCCGCAGCCACGCAGGCCCGGCCCGCCGTCGACCCGACCGGGCGCGCCCCGGCGGCGTCGCGCGCCCGCGCCACCGGCACCCACCGCTCGGCGCCGGCCCCGCGACGGACGTTCTCGTCCGGTCAGCGGGCGCTGCTGTGGGCGGCCGGCGTGCTCGGCGCGCTCGCCATCGTCATCGCCATCCTGATCGTGCTGAACGCCCAGGACCGTAAAGACCGGTCCCCGGCGCCGCCGACGGTCACCGAAACCTCACAGACGACGTCTCCTCCCCAGACACCCGCGGCGGCCCCGGCAGCGATAGGCGATCATGAATCCAACCGATACCGGGTATCACTACCCCTCGACCACGCCCCGCCCCGGGCGGTGAAGCCCGCCTCAGAACAGATGGTTCGATGA
- the pbpA gene encoding D,D-transpeptidase PbpA gives MNTSLRRISIMLMVLIVLLLANATLTQVFTADGLRADPRNQRVLLDEYSRQRGQISAGGQLLAYSVATDGRFRFLRVYPNPMSYAPVTGFYSLSYSSTGLERAEDTVLNGSDQRLFGRRLADFFTGRDPRGGNVATTIKPEVQQAAWDAMQKGCNGPCKGAVVALEPSTGKILALVSAPSYDPNLLATHDVAKQSEAWEQLRDDPDSPLLNRAISETYPPGSTFKVVTTAAALEAGATPATLLTAAPRIPLPDSTATLENYGGTSCGDGPTTTLQNAFAHSCNTAFVQLGLDTGSDGLRNTAQAFGVDGAPPAIPLQVAGSTVGPIPDAAALGMSSIGQKDVALTPLQNAMIAATVANKGVMMQPYLVDSLKGPDLSNIATTVPTQERRAIPEQVADTLTDLMVAAEQVTQQKGAIAGVQIASKTGTAEHGTDPRNTPPHAWYIAFAPAQAPKVAIAVLVENGGDRLSATGGALAAPIGRATIAAALRQAS, from the coding sequence ATGAACACCTCACTGCGCCGCATCTCGATCATGCTCATGGTGCTGATCGTGCTGTTGCTCGCCAACGCCACGCTCACGCAGGTCTTCACCGCCGACGGCCTGCGCGCGGACCCCCGCAACCAGCGGGTGCTCCTCGACGAGTACTCCCGTCAGCGCGGGCAGATCTCGGCGGGCGGACAGCTGCTGGCCTACTCGGTGGCCACCGACGGCCGGTTCCGGTTCCTACGCGTCTATCCCAACCCGATGTCGTATGCACCCGTCACCGGCTTCTACTCGCTGAGCTACTCGAGCACCGGTCTGGAACGCGCCGAGGACACCGTGCTGAACGGATCCGATCAGCGGCTGTTCGGCCGCCGGCTCGCCGACTTCTTCACCGGGCGCGACCCTCGCGGCGGCAATGTCGCCACGACCATCAAACCCGAAGTGCAACAAGCGGCTTGGGATGCGATGCAGAAGGGCTGCAACGGACCGTGCAAGGGTGCGGTCGTCGCGCTGGAGCCGTCGACCGGGAAGATCCTCGCGCTGGTGTCGGCCCCCTCCTACGACCCGAACCTGCTCGCGACCCATGACGTGGCCAAGCAGTCGGAGGCGTGGGAGCAGCTGCGCGACGATCCCGATTCGCCGCTGCTCAACCGGGCGATCTCGGAGACCTACCCGCCGGGGTCGACGTTCAAGGTGGTCACCACCGCGGCCGCGTTGGAGGCCGGAGCGACCCCGGCCACCCTGTTGACCGCCGCGCCGCGGATTCCGTTGCCGGACAGCACCGCGACTTTGGAGAACTACGGCGGCACCTCGTGCGGGGACGGTCCGACGACCACGCTTCAGAACGCGTTTGCGCACTCCTGCAACACCGCGTTCGTCCAGCTCGGCCTCGACACCGGCAGTGACGGCTTGCGCAACACCGCCCAGGCCTTCGGCGTCGACGGCGCCCCGCCGGCGATCCCGCTGCAGGTCGCCGGGTCGACGGTCGGGCCGATCCCGGATGCCGCGGCGTTGGGCATGTCCAGCATCGGGCAGAAAGACGTGGCGCTGACGCCGCTGCAGAATGCGATGATCGCGGCGACGGTGGCCAACAAGGGCGTGATGATGCAGCCCTATCTCGTCGACAGCCTCAAGGGCCCCGACCTGTCCAACATCGCCACCACGGTGCCCACCCAAGAGCGCCGGGCAATCCCGGAGCAGGTCGCAGATACACTTACGGACTTGATGGTCGCCGCCGAGCAGGTGACTCAGCAGAAGGGAGCCATCGCCGGCGTGCAGATTGCATCCAAGACCGGCACAGCGGAGCACGGCACGGATCCGCGCAACACGCCTCCGCATGCCTGGTACATCGCCTTCGCGCCCGCACAGGCGCCCAAGGTCGCGATCGCTGTGCTGGTCGAGAACGGCGGGGACCGCCTGTCGGCGACCGGCGGTGCGCTGGCGGCTCCCATCGGACGCGCGACGATCGCGGCGGCACTGAGGCAGGCCTCATGA